The following coding sequences lie in one Prevotella nigrescens genomic window:
- the rplU gene encoding 50S ribosomal protein L21, with protein MYAIVEINGQQFKVEEGKKLFVNHIKDAEEGKTVEFDKVLLLDNDGTVTVGAPTINGAKVVAEVLNPLVKGDKIIVFKMKRRKDYRKKNGHRSHFTQVEIKTINA; from the coding sequence ATGTACGCAATTGTAGAGATCAACGGTCAGCAGTTTAAGGTTGAAGAAGGCAAGAAACTCTTCGTCAATCATATCAAAGACGCTGAAGAAGGAAAGACCGTTGAGTTTGACAAAGTTCTGCTTTTAGACAACGACGGAACTGTAACAGTGGGTGCACCAACCATAAATGGTGCGAAAGTAGTGGCAGAAGTGTTGAACCCTTTGGTAAAAGGAGACAAGATTATCGTCTTCAAGATGAAGCGCCGCAAGGACTATCGCAAGAAGAATGGACATCGTTCGCACTTCACACAGGTAGAGATTAAAACAATTAACGCTTAA
- the rpmA gene encoding 50S ribosomal protein L27, with product MAHKKGVGSSKNGRESHSKRLGVKIGGGQKIIAGNIIVRQRGNRHYPGENVAQGKDDTLYALADGIVYFHRGKYNKSKVSVLSEEAYAAKTKTPEA from the coding sequence ATGGCTCATAAGAAAGGTGTCGGTAGTTCTAAGAACGGACGCGAATCACATTCAAAGCGTTTAGGTGTTAAAATCGGAGGTGGACAGAAGATTATTGCAGGCAACATCATAGTACGCCAGCGTGGTAACAGACACTATCCGGGAGAGAACGTAGCACAGGGTAAGGACGATACACTGTATGCCCTTGCAGATGGTATTGTCTATTTCCACAGGGGAAAGTACAACAAGAGCAAGGTCTCTGTACTCTCTGAAGAGGCTTACGCTGCTAAAACAAAAACACCGGAAGCGTAA